One part of the Panthera leo isolate Ple1 chromosome D4, P.leo_Ple1_pat1.1, whole genome shotgun sequence genome encodes these proteins:
- the SLC46A2 gene encoding thymic stromal cotransporter homolog isoform X2 encodes MGPEATCPWSGPLPRLRVRTLIEPVVASTQVAASLYEAGLLLVVKASFGAGAGASSNHSASPSPRDALEDEQQRAISNFYIVYNLVAGLTPLLSAYGLGWLSDRYHRKISICVSLLGFLLSRLGLLLKVLLDWPVEVLYGAAALNGLCGGFSAFWSGVMALGSLGSSEDRRSLRLILLDLILGLAGFCGSMASGHLFKQMTGHHSGQGLVLTACSVSCATFALVYSLLVLKVPESTASPRTALPAVDTVSGTIGTYRTLDPDQSDKQGVEGYPPSPGKAVPKKTVIALLFVGAVIYDLAVVGTVDVMPLFVLREPLRWNQVQVGYGMAAGYTIFITSFLGVLLFSRCCRDTTMIVIGMVSFGSGALLLAFVKETYMFYIASWPTNKPHGCNMETLQRNEGADRRELKNTSNGFF; translated from the exons ATGGGCCCCGAGGCCACATGCCCGTGGAGCGGCCCCCTGCCTCGCCTCCGGGTGAGGACCTTGATCGAGCCCGTGGTGGCGTCCACGCAGGTGGCCGCCTCCCTCTACGAGGCGGGGCTGCTCCTCGTGGTGAAGGCGTCCTTCGGAGCCGGAGCCGGGGCCTCCTCCAACCACAGCGCCAGCCCGTCGCCCCGGGACGCTCTGGAGGACGAACAGCAGAGGGCCATCTCCAACTTCTACATCGTCTACAACCTGGTGGCGGGCCTGACGCCCCTGCTGTCCGCCTACGGGCTGGGCTGGCTCAGCGACCGCTACCACCGCAAGATCTCCATCTGCGTGTCCCTGCTGGGCTTCCTGCTCTCCCGCCTGGGGCTGCTGCTCAAGGTGCTGCTGGACTGGCCCGTGGAGGTGCTGTACGGGGCGGCGGCGCTGAACGGGCTGTGCGGCGGCTTCTCCGCCTTCTGGTCGGGCGTCATGGCCCTGGGATCCCTCGGCTCCTCCGAGGACCGCCGCTCCCTGCGCCTCATCCTCCTCGACCTGATCCTGGGCCTGGCGGGATTCTGCGGGAGCATGGCCTCGGGGCACCTCTTCAAGCAGATGACTGGGCACCACTCGGGGCAGGGCCTGGTGCTGACGGCCTGCAGCGTGAGCTGTGCCACTTTTGCACTTGTGTACAGCCTCCTGGTACTGAAGGTCCCCGAGTCGACGGCCAGTCCCAGGACGGCACTCCCCGCCGTGGATACGGTGTCAGGCACAATTGGCACGTATCGTACCCTGGACCCCGATCAGTCAGACAAGCAGGGTGTGGAGGGGTACCCTCCATCTCCCGGGAAAGCAGTGCCCAAAAAGACTGTCATCGCCCTGCTCTTTGTGGGTGCCGTCATATATGACCTGGCAGTGGTGGGCACCGTGGACGTGATGCCCCTTTTTGTGCTCAGGGAGCCTCTCAGGTGGAATCAAGTGCAGGTGGGCTATGGTATGGCAGCCGGGTACACCATCTTCATCACCAGCTTCCTGGGCGTCCTGCTCTTCTCCCGCTGCTGCCGGGACACCACTATGATCGTGATTGGGATGGTCTCCTTTGGGTCGGGAGCCCTCCTCTTGGCTTTCGTGAAAGAGACATACATGTTCTACATTG CATCGTGGCCTACAAACAAGCCTCATGGCTGCAATATGGAGACATTGCAGAGAAATGAAGGTGCTGACCGGCGGGAGCTGAAAAATACCAGCAATGGCTTCTTTTGA
- the SLC46A2 gene encoding thymic stromal cotransporter homolog isoform X1 — translation MGPEATCPWSGPLPRLRVRTLIEPVVASTQVAASLYEAGLLLVVKASFGAGAGASSNHSASPSPRDALEDEQQRAISNFYIVYNLVAGLTPLLSAYGLGWLSDRYHRKISICVSLLGFLLSRLGLLLKVLLDWPVEVLYGAAALNGLCGGFSAFWSGVMALGSLGSSEDRRSLRLILLDLILGLAGFCGSMASGHLFKQMTGHHSGQGLVLTACSVSCATFALVYSLLVLKVPESTASPRTALPAVDTVSGTIGTYRTLDPDQSDKQGVEGYPPSPGKAVPKKTVIALLFVGAVIYDLAVVGTVDVMPLFVLREPLRWNQVQVGYGMAAGYTIFITSFLGVLLFSRCCRDTTMIVIGMVSFGSGALLLAFVKETYMFYIARAVMLFALIPVTTIRSAMSKLIKDSSYGKVFVILQLSLALTGVVTSTVYNKIYQLTMEKFVGTCFALSSFLSFLAIIPIGIVAYKQASWLQYGDIAEK, via the exons ATGGGCCCCGAGGCCACATGCCCGTGGAGCGGCCCCCTGCCTCGCCTCCGGGTGAGGACCTTGATCGAGCCCGTGGTGGCGTCCACGCAGGTGGCCGCCTCCCTCTACGAGGCGGGGCTGCTCCTCGTGGTGAAGGCGTCCTTCGGAGCCGGAGCCGGGGCCTCCTCCAACCACAGCGCCAGCCCGTCGCCCCGGGACGCTCTGGAGGACGAACAGCAGAGGGCCATCTCCAACTTCTACATCGTCTACAACCTGGTGGCGGGCCTGACGCCCCTGCTGTCCGCCTACGGGCTGGGCTGGCTCAGCGACCGCTACCACCGCAAGATCTCCATCTGCGTGTCCCTGCTGGGCTTCCTGCTCTCCCGCCTGGGGCTGCTGCTCAAGGTGCTGCTGGACTGGCCCGTGGAGGTGCTGTACGGGGCGGCGGCGCTGAACGGGCTGTGCGGCGGCTTCTCCGCCTTCTGGTCGGGCGTCATGGCCCTGGGATCCCTCGGCTCCTCCGAGGACCGCCGCTCCCTGCGCCTCATCCTCCTCGACCTGATCCTGGGCCTGGCGGGATTCTGCGGGAGCATGGCCTCGGGGCACCTCTTCAAGCAGATGACTGGGCACCACTCGGGGCAGGGCCTGGTGCTGACGGCCTGCAGCGTGAGCTGTGCCACTTTTGCACTTGTGTACAGCCTCCTGGTACTGAAGGTCCCCGAGTCGACGGCCAGTCCCAGGACGGCACTCCCCGCCGTGGATACGGTGTCAGGCACAATTGGCACGTATCGTACCCTGGACCCCGATCAGTCAGACAAGCAGGGTGTGGAGGGGTACCCTCCATCTCCCGGGAAAGCAGTGCCCAAAAAGACTGTCATCGCCCTGCTCTTTGTGGGTGCCGTCATATATGACCTGGCAGTGGTGGGCACCGTGGACGTGATGCCCCTTTTTGTGCTCAGGGAGCCTCTCAGGTGGAATCAAGTGCAGGTGGGCTATGGTATGGCAGCCGGGTACACCATCTTCATCACCAGCTTCCTGGGCGTCCTGCTCTTCTCCCGCTGCTGCCGGGACACCACTATGATCGTGATTGGGATGGTCTCCTTTGGGTCGGGAGCCCTCCTCTTGGCTTTCGTGAAAGAGACATACATGTTCTACATTG CTCGAGCTGTCATGCTGTTCGCTCTCATCCCCGTCACAACCATCCGATCGGCAATGTCCAAACTCATAAAGGACTCCTCTTATG GAAAGGTGTTCGTCATCCTGCAGCTGTCCCTGGCTCTGACTGGGGTGGTGACGTCCACGGTGTACAACAAGATCTATCAGCTCACCATGGAGAAGTTCGTGGGCACCTGTTttgctctctcctcctttctctccttcctggccATCATCCCGATTGG CATCGTGGCCTACAAACAAGCCTCATGGCTGCAATATGGAGACATTGCAGAGAAATGA
- the SLC46A2 gene encoding thymic stromal cotransporter homolog isoform X3 has translation MGPEATCPWSGPLPRLRVRTLIEPVVASTQVAASLYEAGLLLVVKASFGAGAGASSNHSASPSPRDALEDEQQRAISNFYIVYNLVAGLTPLLSAYGLGWLSDRYHRKISICVSLLGFLLSRLGLLLKVLLDWPVEVLYGAAALNGLCGGFSAFWSGVMALGSLGSSEDRRSLRLILLDLILGLAGFCGSMASGHLFKQMTGHHSGQGLVLTACSVSCATFALVYSLLVLKVPESTASPRTALPAVDTVSGTIGTYRTLDPDQSDKQGVEGYPPSPGKAVPKKTVIALLFVGAVIYDLAVVGTVDVMPLFVLREPLRWNQVQVGYGMAAGYTIFITSFLGVLLFSRCCRDTTMIVIGMVSFGSGALLLAFVKETYMFYIALLP, from the exons ATGGGCCCCGAGGCCACATGCCCGTGGAGCGGCCCCCTGCCTCGCCTCCGGGTGAGGACCTTGATCGAGCCCGTGGTGGCGTCCACGCAGGTGGCCGCCTCCCTCTACGAGGCGGGGCTGCTCCTCGTGGTGAAGGCGTCCTTCGGAGCCGGAGCCGGGGCCTCCTCCAACCACAGCGCCAGCCCGTCGCCCCGGGACGCTCTGGAGGACGAACAGCAGAGGGCCATCTCCAACTTCTACATCGTCTACAACCTGGTGGCGGGCCTGACGCCCCTGCTGTCCGCCTACGGGCTGGGCTGGCTCAGCGACCGCTACCACCGCAAGATCTCCATCTGCGTGTCCCTGCTGGGCTTCCTGCTCTCCCGCCTGGGGCTGCTGCTCAAGGTGCTGCTGGACTGGCCCGTGGAGGTGCTGTACGGGGCGGCGGCGCTGAACGGGCTGTGCGGCGGCTTCTCCGCCTTCTGGTCGGGCGTCATGGCCCTGGGATCCCTCGGCTCCTCCGAGGACCGCCGCTCCCTGCGCCTCATCCTCCTCGACCTGATCCTGGGCCTGGCGGGATTCTGCGGGAGCATGGCCTCGGGGCACCTCTTCAAGCAGATGACTGGGCACCACTCGGGGCAGGGCCTGGTGCTGACGGCCTGCAGCGTGAGCTGTGCCACTTTTGCACTTGTGTACAGCCTCCTGGTACTGAAGGTCCCCGAGTCGACGGCCAGTCCCAGGACGGCACTCCCCGCCGTGGATACGGTGTCAGGCACAATTGGCACGTATCGTACCCTGGACCCCGATCAGTCAGACAAGCAGGGTGTGGAGGGGTACCCTCCATCTCCCGGGAAAGCAGTGCCCAAAAAGACTGTCATCGCCCTGCTCTTTGTGGGTGCCGTCATATATGACCTGGCAGTGGTGGGCACCGTGGACGTGATGCCCCTTTTTGTGCTCAGGGAGCCTCTCAGGTGGAATCAAGTGCAGGTGGGCTATGGTATGGCAGCCGGGTACACCATCTTCATCACCAGCTTCCTGGGCGTCCTGCTCTTCTCCCGCTGCTGCCGGGACACCACTATGATCGTGATTGGGATGGTCTCCTTTGGGTCGGGAGCCCTCCTCTTGGCTTTCGTGAAAGAGACATACATGTTCTACATTG CTCTACTTCCCTAG